In the genome of Sebaldella sp. S0638, the window TGACTCATCTCTGGTCTGAATAATAACAGAAGCTTCAAAAACCAGATTGCATATGGATTTATCATTTCTTAAATAATTAACAAATCCTTCATATGCTTTGGAGAGTCTTACAGCATACAGAACAATTGCATCATTATCCTGTATATCTGATTTGTCAGTAAAGTCATCATCATAAATGTGAGTGTCAGTAATATTGACATTTTCCAGAATGAGTTTTTTGACCTCACCTTTAAATAATTTTGTAATATCAAAAGTATTCAACGCTTTTCTCCTTTCAAAAATTAGAGAATTCAGCTTTCTAAACAGTCAAGTGAACTATGGTCTGTTTAGAATTTCATTTTTAAATATTTCCAGACTAGATTTAAAAGTCAGAATATTTTTTTCCAATTCCTTTTCATCCATATCAAAATGAACTATGATATGTTTTTTGAAGCACATATTTACCATGTGTTTTTCCATTAGGTCTCTTTTAATGATTTCTAAATTAATAAGTTGGAGTTCCTTTTCTTTTTTTGAAAGAAGAACGTTTTTTTCTTTTAGAAATGTCTTAAAGTCCAGCAATTCCTTTCTGGCATGACCTAATTGAGACTTTAGCGAGTGGCGTTCTTTTTCAAGGGAAACCACTTTTTTTTCCAGAGTTTTGCATGAATTTGTCATAAGTTCATCATGAATATGAACTTTTTTTATTTTTTCCAAGAAAGCGCTTTCTGACATATTTTCCTCCTGAATTTAAGACTGTGTGAAGAAAAATTTTTGTTAATCAAGGAAGAGAAATGAAAAATTTTTCTTCAGGGACATTCTCGCTGTTTTGGACATTTTTAGAATAAAACTGAATGAATCATATTTATTTTAAAACTGTCATATTGAAATGATATATATGAATAAGTCAGGCTAAAAGGTATGCAGAGTACTTAATATTTATCTGAATAAAATTAAGTGATGAGAATAACTTTTAACCCTTCTCACTATATAGTAAAGAGACAACCAAAAAGTTTACATCCTGATTTTTTAGTGTTCTTAATATATACAGATTAGTAAACCAAATTGTTTACACTATGATTTTTCCCAGTAAATTTCCCGATTTATCAAAGAGTTCCACTTCTTTTTTTGAATTATTTTCATTATTGGAAAGTGATTTTTGCCTTTTTATCTCTTCTTCAATGTCAGCAGTAAACTGATTCCATCTTGGTAAAATAATATGCGGACATATTTTTCCGCTCCATGATTTATGTGTACGGACTTTATCAATTCCCCATTTTTTTATAATCAAAAGATCAGCAATCAGCTCAACAGCTTGTTTTTCAGCAGCAGTTCCGGCACTGTCGCATATTTCTATCCCGATACTTGTGGAATTACCTTCGCTGGTACCTGCATGATAGGCTATTTCATCCAAAGGAATCGCTTCAATAGCTTCTTTTCCGTCTAATACAATGTGCCAGCCTGTAGACGTAGTATTCTCAGGATTATCAAGCCAGCGTCTTTCATTATCAGCACTGCTTTTAGGATTGCCGGTATTATGAACAGTGATCCATTTAAAATCCAGTTTTTTTCCTGTTCTTTTTTTGTTAACAGGAAGATGCCTTTTTATTACTTCGTTATATTTCATATATTTTCTCCTTTTACATAGAATTTTTTACATTATTTCTTCATAATAGTGCAGAGTTATATTTTTCCCCGCATAATCGAATTTATCATTTATCTTTTTTACTACTTTATTCACTGACTGCCGTGTAACCCCAAGCTTTTTCCCGATCTCAGACTGAGTTTCCTTATTCTTGTAAAACGAGTCATAAACAAAAAATTCTTTTTCATCCAAAACAAGCATGGGAATTATTTTCAAAAGTCTGTTTCTGCACAGTTTTTCAAGAAAATCAATAAAAGCCCCGGTTTCTATTTTTTCATTTAAAAATTCCTTCAGGTCGGCAATATTGATATCATCAATATCTTCAATAGTTTCTATTTTGAATTCTTCATATGAATAAAAGTTTTGCTCATCAGGAAGAACAAATTCAGAAATATCTTTATCAAAAACTTTGTATTCTTTATATTGTTTCTTCATCGCTGCCTCCTTTATGAAAGTAAGGATTGTTAGCAGAATTTGCCTTTTTTTCCAGAATTATAATTCTCTCATTCAGATTTTCCAGTATTTCCACGAGTTCATTATTTACGATATATTTTTTCTCAATAGTGCTGAGTATAAGTGCAGTAGTTAAAAATAAAAAGATACATATTACAATAGTTATTCCAAGCATGTTTTTTCCTCCGTTTTTATATAATTTAATAGTTTTTATATTTTGTAACTTTTGTGTGTCATTAGAATCCCGAATTTATCAGATCTGTGGAGTTCTACTTCCAGCCATCTGCCGCCAGCAGACTCAGGAACTTTGTTATCAGAATTTTCCGTTTTCTTCTTATAATATGAAGGTGTTCTCAATTCCAGAATTTCTTTATGAAGTATTTCATTTTTTGAATTCAGGGTTTCTATAATTCTGCTGTGTTCATAGTCGCTGTTTTTGCCAAAAAGCCATATAACATCAGCACCGTCTATTTTTTCTGCAAGTCTGCTGTGCTGGATTTTACCTTTTGTTACAGGTGATTTTGTTTTTCCTTCATCGGAAAAAATTCTGTACTTGTAATTAGAGTGTCCCATTTGAAAATTAAGGGTAAGCCAGTTTTTGGCCGGGCATAAAAGGATATTTGTATCCATGCTGTAATTTAGCCTGCTGATCAGCTTTTTCAACGGCAGAGTATTAGTAAGCTCACTATCCTTATATGAGATAAAGTCAATGTTTTGGGCAAAAGGCTTTAAAAATTCATATGCGAAATCAATACTGAGATTTTTTTGAAATTCACTCTCAGGATTTTTTTTCAGATAAAAATTTTTATTTTCCTTAAAAAAGTCCAAAGTATTTCCAGTAAGCAGAATTCTTGCATTTTTTTCTCTGGCTTCTTTCAGATGATTTTCCGCAAGTTTCAGATTTTGGTGGCTTTCTGTAAGACATATATCACTCATTAATGCAAATAAATATTTTGTTTTTCTTTTGTTTGACGTGAATTTTTTACAAATAGAATTCATAAATTCCTCCCTAATATTGTTAGTTTTTAATTTTTATGTGTATTTTTTTATAAAAATATAAAAGAAAAAGCGGACCCGCCGTATATTTCTATACAGAAGGTCCGCTTGGGACGCTGATTATATAATTGGCTTTCGCATTTACCAGATAAATTTAATCATAAAACCTGATATTACAGAATTTCAGGATAGCTCATTAAATTTTTTGGTAATAATTCCTACATTTTGAGTTTTGCATTTTTTACATTTAAAATCATACTTTACTTTTCCTTCTACTTCGATTTCCATATGTAATTTTCCACAAGTTTTACATCGTATTTCAATCTTTATCACACACATTCCCCGCTTTCACTCAGTGTTAGTTTTACTATTAAAAAATTGATAAATATATATTTTTTGCTTGTTCATGGAAAATAAAAACTTGTTTTTTGAAAATGAAAAAGTGATGTAAATGATAGTTTATAAATATTATGTTCAAAAATATTTGTATATTTTATTATACTATCAGTATATGAATTAAATGTGAACAAGTTAAATATTTTTTTATGAACTGCTGTTTTTCCCAAAATTAGAGAATATGTAAATTTTAATACAGCTGTTTATAAATAAAAGCGGGCCTTTGCACATATTACTATATGAAAGGTCCGCTTGGGACGCTGATATATATTAAGTCGTTTTGCTAAATTTCTGAGTGATCACTCCGATATTTGTATTTTTACACCTTTTACATTTAAAATCATATTTTACTCTTCCCTCTACCTCAATTTCCATATGCAGTTTACCACAGGTTTTACAACGTATTTCTATTTTTATCACATTCATTCCCCGCTTTCAATTTTATATTTTGTTCATTAATATATTTAATAATTAATTAACTTATTGAATATGATTTTGCTTTTTATCAAAATAAATGATAAAAATAAAAGTATATTGTAAAAGTTTTTATTAGGCTAAAAACAGAAAAAATATACTTTTGGAACATGAAAAAGGTGACTTTTGTTGTTAGATATATAATACCACTTTTATTGCTTTTTGTCAATAAAAAAATTATAAATATAATATTTAGATAACTATAAAATAGATTTTGCTGCCAAAAAAACCTATTTTACGAATAAGATCTAAAACTGTAAACGACTTTTCCAATACACTTAATATTATCGCTCTCTGTGATCTGAATAGGGGGGTAAATTTCATTATAGCTGAAAAGATAAGCTCTGCCGTCATTATAATACTTCAAAAGCTTTACATATCTTTCTCCGTTCAGATCTACAACAATGACTTTGTTGTTTAATTCTTCCCATTCAGGACACGAAGGATCAAGGATAAGAATATCATTATTAAAAAATTCAGGTTCCATACTTTCACCGTGAACTTTAATTCCGAAAAGTCCTTTTTTATGTCTGATATTTTTCGGAAGAGAAACTTCCATAATTTCATAGTCCGTAATATCCAGATATCCGTTTCCCGCAGAGGCAAAACCGTAAATATACAATTTCTGATCATCCAGTTCAATATAATCTTCAGATCTGAAAATCTGACTGTCAAGCATCTGAAAAAAATTATAATTCAAAATCTTGGAAAGACCAAGAAGAAGCAAAGTGTCGATTTTTTTTCTTTGTCCTTTTTCTATTCTAAATAAAGTAGAAGGGACAATTTCGATTTCTTCTTTCTCAAGTTCTTCCGAAAGTCTGTCAAGAGACCAGTTTTTTTTCTCACGCAATTCTCTGATTTTATTACCAAGAGCTTCTAATTTATTCATATACATCACCTATTGTTATTATATCTTAAAACTTGCAAAAAAGCAATAAAAAATTATGGGAATGAATAATTTTGTCTTTTTGCATTATAGGGTTTGATTTAATGAATTAAAGTAATTTATTAAATAAAGATTTCAAAGAATTATTTGGAAAATGTATGCAGATATTATATAATATGGGTAATAAGCATATAAAATTACAGAAAATAAGGAGGAAAAATGAACGATTTAGAAGAATTATATTCAAAAAGCAATTTTGATACCTCAAAAGAAAAGTCAATGACAGTTCAGCTGGATGAAATATTTAAGAAAAAACTCAGATTTCTGGGAACTTTTCAGCAGGTCATAGGAATTCTGGGTATTATATACGGGGCATTTGCCTGTATTGGAATAATAACAGCAATAATAGGTGTTCCTGTAATTATAATAGGATTGAAAGTATTCAAGGCAGGCGGGGCTTATAAAGCTTCATTATTAAATGCTAACGGCGAAGAATTGAAAAACGCATTATGTGAAACTTCAGATGCTGCCAAGCTGTATTTAATAGTGCTAATCGTATTTATCGTACTTTATATTCTTTTTTTCATTATTATTATGGTAGTAATGATAGCGGCATTATCTCAGTCTAATTATTATTATTAAAAATATATACCTCTGTTATGATTTTTCATCTGATACAGAGGATTTTTTTACGGAAAATATTATATAATAAAACTATAAGCATAATAAATTCAACATTTAAAAAAAATTTTAAATTTGAAGAAAAATATATATTGAATTTTTAAATTTAAATAGGATATAATAAATAAAATGAGATGTGGAGGCAGTGAAATGAAAAAAATAGAATATATTCTAAATGGAAAAGCAGGAGAAATTTCTGTAGATGAAGCAAAGACAAAATATGAAAATGTGAATTTCAGATGTGCAGTTAAACTAGAGGATAAAGGTGATACTGTATGTGTAAGTACAAAAAGTAAAACTACGAATTATAAAAATGTAAACGGAAATTGGGAAGCCGAGTAAAGAAAAACAAATCTGTTTGAAATGAGGTAGGATTATGTTTGGGAAGAGCAGAGTGGAAGCATTTAGCGACGGGGTTTTGGCAATAGTTATTACAATAATGGTTCTGGAGTTAAAGGCTCCGCATAAAGCGGATATTTCAGAGTTGGCAGAGCTTTTTCCGAAATTTTTCAGTTATGTACTCAGCTTTATATATGTGGCAATATATTGGAATAACCACCATCATATGTTTTCCACAGTAGAAAGAATAAACGGAAAAATTTTGTGGGCAAATACCCACCTGCTGTTCTGGCTTTCATTAATACCATTTGCGACGAGCTGGATGGGTGAGACCAAATTTTCAAATATTTCTGCCGTACTGTACGGATTTGTCCTCTTAATGTGCTCGATAGCTTATCATATAGTCCAAAGTTCAATAATACATCTTCAGGGAGAAAATTCAAAACTGAAAAAAGCTGTAGGAAAGGACAAGAAGGGGATGATATCACCATTACTTTATATTCTCGGGATTATTTTCGGAATATTTGCCCCGGTGATTTCTCTTGTAATTTATACAGGGGTTGCGATTTTATGGACTATACCTGATAAACGTATTGAAAAAATGAATTTTTTAGAGTAAAAAATATTAACACGGGGAGTGGAAATTACACTTTAATTGGTAAATTATGAAATGAGGTATAAAATATGAAGAGATTGATAATAGTAATGCTTTGTCTGGGAGCATTTTTAAGCTGCGGAAAGAAACAGGAAGCAGCAGAACCTAAAACAGAAACTAAAGTAGAAACAGCAGAGCCAAAAGCAGAAGATAAAACAGAAACAGAAACTAAAGAAGTAAGAAAAGTGAATTATGTTTGTCCGATGGATACGAATTTTGGGGTAGAATACAGCGCAGACGGCCAGACAGCAAGATTATTTGATGAATCTGACAAGATTTATGAACTAAAACGTACTGAAGGGGCTGAAGGTGTTTATTTTAAAGATGATTCAGGAGCTTCGATTCGTGAAAACGGAGATAAACTAACAGTAGAACTGGTAAAAGGAAAGCCTATAGAATGTGAAGTTTTTAAAGAGGAGAAATAATATTTGAAAATCTTCACATTAAGTTCATATATATTTATTATAATAGATGTATAAGATTTATAATGAGGTGAGATTATGAAAAAATATACATCATTTATACTAATAGTTTTACTGGGGATTTCTATGACAGCCTTTAGTAATAACAGCAGCAGAAACAATAACGGGAGACCGGGAAATTACAGCAGTAATGGTAATAGAAATAATAATAACAATAATAACAGCCGTCCCGGAGGAAATAATAATCATAATGACAGAAATAACCGTCCTGATAATAATTCTCGTCCAGGGAATAATAATACAAATAACAGAAACCCTGACAGGAATAATAACAATAACGGATCACATAATAATACGGGGAATTCCGGACAATACTGTGTGGAGAAAAGAAAAAATTCCGATCAGTGTATAAGATATGAAAATTATAACAGAGGAGAGCTGCCAAGCAG includes:
- a CDS encoding N-acetylmuramoyl-L-alanine amidase family protein, which gives rise to MKYNEVIKRHLPVNKKRTGKKLDFKWITVHNTGNPKSSADNERRWLDNPENTTSTGWHIVLDGKEAIEAIPLDEIAYHAGTSEGNSTSIGIEICDSAGTAAEKQAVELIADLLIIKKWGIDKVRTHKSWSGKICPHIILPRWNQFTADIEEEIKRQKSLSNNENNSKKEVELFDKSGNLLGKIIV
- a CDS encoding S24 family peptidase — its product is MNKLEALGNKIRELREKKNWSLDRLSEELEKEEIEIVPSTLFRIEKGQRKKIDTLLLLGLSKILNYNFFQMLDSQIFRSEDYIELDDQKLYIYGFASAGNGYLDITDYEIMEVSLPKNIRHKKGLFGIKVHGESMEPEFFNNDILILDPSCPEWEELNNKVIVVDLNGERYVKLLKYYNDGRAYLFSYNEIYPPIQITESDNIKCIGKVVYSFRSYS
- a CDS encoding TMEM175 family protein, whose protein sequence is MFGKSRVEAFSDGVLAIVITIMVLELKAPHKADISELAELFPKFFSYVLSFIYVAIYWNNHHHMFSTVERINGKILWANTHLLFWLSLIPFATSWMGETKFSNISAVLYGFVLLMCSIAYHIVQSSIIHLQGENSKLKKAVGKDKKGMISPLLYILGIIFGIFAPVISLVIYTGVAILWTIPDKRIEKMNFLE
- a CDS encoding MarR family transcriptional regulator — protein: MKKQYKEYKVFDKDISEFVLPDEQNFYSYEEFKIETIEDIDDINIADLKEFLNEKIETGAFIDFLEKLCRNRLLKIIPMLVLDEKEFFVYDSFYKNKETQSEIGKKLGVTRQSVNKVVKKINDKFDYAGKNITLHYYEEIM
- a CDS encoding DUF5362 domain-containing protein yields the protein MNDLEELYSKSNFDTSKEKSMTVQLDEIFKKKLRFLGTFQQVIGILGIIYGAFACIGIITAIIGVPVIIIGLKVFKAGGAYKASLLNANGEELKNALCETSDAAKLYLIVLIVFIVLYILFFIIIMVVMIAALSQSNYYY